A stretch of Actinomadura rubteroloni DNA encodes these proteins:
- the menD gene encoding 2-succinyl-5-enolpyruvyl-6-hydroxy-3-cyclohexene-1-carboxylic-acid synthase, with amino-acid sequence MNPATALATVLVDELLRCGMTDAVLAPGSRSAALALALHEAESAGRVRLHVRIDERSASFLGLGLARRSGRPVVLVCTSGTAAANFHPAVIEAHEAGVPLLVVTADRPPELRATGANQTIDQVKLYGTAVRWSAEIGVPENRPGMVSYWRSLASRAYGLAQAPSPGPVHLNAAFREPLVPDGDDTWCEPLDGDATGAWTRVRAATPGSVLHVPPTRRGILVVGDGAVNVKRYVAAASMAGWPVLSEPSGNARYGDHALSAHHFLLGVPEFVERHRPEVVVTLGKPGLSRPLLALLRRAEEHIVLAPDLARWPDPVRSATQVAQDVEIPVVSGDDAWLRSWRAADLAAAAAIDRVLDAVPEVSEPRLARDLVASLPGGALLFTSASMPIRDLDQVMRPRRGVRIMANRGASGIDGLVSSAMGAALAHGGRSYALLGDLAFLHDQNGLLAGAGERRPDLALVVVNNRGGGIFSLLPQAAVPDPFERVFGTPHDVDLEAVAAAHRVPYRRLEAAADLPKLVAGEGLRIIEARTDRAVNADLHAELRSAAQGAVRELLA; translated from the coding sequence GTGAACCCGGCCACGGCCCTGGCGACCGTCCTGGTGGACGAGCTGCTGCGGTGCGGGATGACCGACGCGGTCCTCGCGCCCGGTTCGCGGTCGGCGGCGCTGGCGCTGGCGCTGCACGAGGCCGAGAGCGCGGGGCGGGTCCGGCTGCACGTGCGGATCGACGAGCGGTCGGCGTCGTTCCTCGGGCTCGGGCTGGCGCGCCGGTCGGGCCGTCCGGTGGTGCTGGTGTGCACGTCGGGGACGGCGGCGGCGAACTTCCATCCGGCGGTCATCGAGGCGCACGAGGCGGGTGTGCCGCTGCTGGTCGTCACCGCCGACCGTCCGCCGGAGCTGCGGGCGACGGGCGCGAACCAGACGATCGACCAGGTGAAGCTGTACGGGACGGCCGTGCGGTGGAGCGCGGAGATCGGTGTGCCGGAGAACCGGCCGGGGATGGTGTCGTACTGGCGGTCGCTGGCCAGCCGCGCGTACGGGCTGGCGCAGGCGCCGTCGCCGGGTCCTGTGCACCTGAACGCGGCGTTCCGGGAGCCGCTCGTCCCCGACGGCGACGACACGTGGTGCGAGCCGCTGGACGGCGACGCGACGGGCGCGTGGACGCGGGTCCGGGCGGCGACGCCGGGGTCGGTGCTGCACGTGCCGCCGACGCGGCGCGGGATCCTCGTGGTCGGGGACGGCGCGGTGAACGTCAAGCGGTACGTGGCGGCGGCGTCGATGGCGGGGTGGCCGGTGCTGTCGGAGCCGTCGGGCAACGCCCGCTACGGCGACCACGCGCTGTCGGCGCACCATTTCCTGCTGGGCGTCCCGGAGTTCGTGGAGCGGCACCGGCCCGAGGTGGTCGTGACGCTCGGGAAGCCGGGGCTGTCGCGGCCGCTGCTGGCGCTGCTGCGGCGGGCCGAGGAGCACATCGTGCTCGCGCCGGACCTGGCGCGGTGGCCGGACCCGGTGCGGTCGGCGACGCAGGTCGCGCAGGACGTGGAGATCCCGGTGGTGTCGGGCGACGACGCGTGGCTGCGGTCGTGGCGGGCCGCCGACCTGGCCGCCGCCGCCGCGATCGACCGGGTGCTGGACGCCGTCCCGGAGGTCAGCGAGCCGCGCCTGGCGCGGGACCTGGTGGCGTCGCTGCCGGGCGGGGCGCTGCTGTTCACGTCGGCGAGCATGCCGATCCGGGACCTGGACCAGGTGATGCGGCCCCGGCGCGGCGTCCGGATCATGGCGAACCGGGGGGCGAGCGGGATCGACGGGCTGGTGTCGTCGGCGATGGGAGCGGCGCTGGCGCACGGCGGACGGTCCTACGCGCTGCTGGGGGACCTGGCGTTCCTGCACGACCAGAACGGGCTGCTGGCCGGCGCGGGGGAGCGGCGTCCGGATCTGGCGCTGGTCGTCGTGAACAACCGGGGCGGGGGGATCTTCTCGCTGCTGCCGCAGGCGGCGGTGCCCGACCCGTTCGAGCGGGTCTTCGGGACGCCGCACGACGTGGACCTGGAGGCGGTCGCGGCGGCGCACCGCGTCCCGTACCGGCGGCTGGAGGCGGCGGCGGACCTGCCGAAGCTGGTGGCGGGGGAGGGCTTGCGGATCATCGAGGCGCGGACGGACCGGGCGGTGAACGCGGACCTGCACGCGGAGTTGCGGTCGGCGGCGCAGGGGGCCGTGCGGGAGCTGCTGGCCTGA
- a CDS encoding tyrosine-protein phosphatase, which produces MNQSTRWIPLDGAVNVRDLGGLPTADGRTTRRGRVLRSDNLQDLTVADVRLLLDDYGLKNVIDLRSDTEVRLEGPGPLARTPSVTLHHLSLFAEGGRNTDVAADTVDLDRVLPWQHRDDHGGPEQDRSIAHYLGYLDDRADNIVAALRVMTRADGSAIVHCAAGKDRTGVVCAFALEAVGVHREAVVADYVATGDRLDRILGRLRGSTTYAADLDSRPSDTHRPHAEIMEKFLARVDESFGGPLGWLARNGWTDEDTAALVDRLVGS; this is translated from the coding sequence ATGAACCAAAGCACGCGGTGGATTCCCCTGGACGGCGCCGTCAACGTGCGAGACCTCGGCGGACTCCCGACCGCCGACGGCCGGACCACCCGGCGCGGCCGGGTCCTGCGCTCGGACAACCTCCAGGACCTCACGGTCGCCGACGTCCGCCTCCTCCTGGACGACTACGGCCTGAAGAACGTCATCGACCTGCGCAGCGACACCGAAGTACGCCTCGAAGGCCCCGGACCCCTCGCCCGGACCCCCTCCGTCACCCTCCACCACCTCTCCCTCTTCGCCGAAGGCGGCCGCAACACCGACGTCGCCGCCGACACCGTCGACCTCGACCGCGTCCTCCCCTGGCAGCACCGCGACGACCACGGCGGCCCCGAACAGGACCGCTCGATCGCCCACTACCTCGGCTACCTCGACGACCGCGCCGACAACATCGTCGCCGCCCTGCGCGTCATGACCCGCGCCGACGGCTCGGCCATCGTCCACTGCGCCGCCGGCAAGGACCGCACCGGCGTCGTGTGCGCGTTCGCGCTGGAGGCCGTCGGCGTCCACCGCGAGGCCGTCGTCGCCGACTACGTCGCGACCGGCGACCGCCTCGACCGGATCCTCGGCCGGCTCCGCGGCTCCACCACCTACGCCGCCGACCTGGACTCCCGCCCGTCCGACACCCACCGGCCGCACGCGGAGATCATGGAGAAGTTCCTCGCCCGCGTGGACGAGAGCTTCGGCGGCCCGCTCGGCTGGCTCGCCCGCAACGGCTGGACCGACGAGGACACTGCCGCGCTCGTCGATCGTCTGGTGGGTTCCTGA